Below is a window of Colletes latitarsis isolate SP2378_abdomen chromosome 5, iyColLati1, whole genome shotgun sequence DNA.
AATATATACTTTGTAGAGCGATAAAAATTCCTCGTCGGATCGCGATCGATCGATACATCGATTCGCTGGCTAATTTAAAAACTGAATTCTAAACCCTGTATTTTTCGGAGCACACGGTACAACAAATTACCAGGAAAAACAAATTTGAGCAATTTGTTCGCGCGTCGTCTCGTTTCAGCGGAATAAAAAGCATCGATATTTTCCTGCAACGTACGATTACGTGTGAGAATGCTTCCGGTATCAGCGATGCTTAATAATTCCCAAAGTTTGGCACAATACACGCATACGAAGTTCTCGTCGAATGAGAAAcgccaagaaaaaaaaaagaaaaaccgaGTCGATTATCTTCGATCGctatatataaaaattaacatattcctcgaaacgaacaaagtaaGTACAACGCCGCGTGGAATTATAAACAGAACGGAAGAGATCGTAACAGCTGAACAAGCCGTTTCAACCGTTTAGTGGCATTTCTCGCTGCCAAATCTCAACACTGAACATTGTTACGCAAACTACTTTCTGTAAGGCATACACACTAAGACTGCCTAGGCTGGACCAGGTTACTAGGTTGTTGCCTCCATCTCCTTCTGACGAcgttcaattttttcaaatagaaCTGCAGGGTCGAGCGATTAATGCCATACATCTCTGATGCCTGAGTGGTGCTAACCCCCTGCTGCAATATTGCCTCCAGGGACATTTTAACGGAGTCTAAACTATACTTTCTGCCCTGCTTGTTCGCCAGTGATTTAAGCAACGCGCCTACGTCAACGTCTGGGCGTGGCCGCCTCGTATTCGGCCCTTTTTTACATTCGAGGAAATGGGACGCCCAGACGGCaccgccgccaccaccacccAAATTCCCTCTCGACCGAGACCGCGCTCCCGCCCCCCCACCTGCAACGAGGAAACCCAAGCTAGTGTCGGCAAATCATTGCACGGCCCGATTTATACTTATACAATTAAACGAAACGTTCGCGAGGACTCAGTAAGTTTCATCAATCAAATGGTCCCTTTTAATCGTATTGCCAATATTGCTTTAAGAAACTCGAACGTATAAGGGCGATCTCCTCGTTTTCGGTAAGATGCCAGGGTAGAAAGCTCAGCTTCGATCCAAAGTTTCTTCTGGATGGAAGGTTTGCTACTGTCACTCGTATCCGTCATACGATATTGTTTAGATACGCATAGAGAGTTCACGGTACATATGAAAGCTAAATCTGGAGAAATCTGAGCAACTAGAGATTCGACGTGTGTGCGAAATTTGAAATCAGCTCGCCATTTGCGAGTATACCCTGTATTCCGCTACGTTACTAGCCAAACGAAACCATCGTTTAAATGAAAGCGTACGTTTGTGCAAACTTACCAGGATGTTGGGAGGGGTCGTGGGACGGTCCGGCTCTGTTATTATCTTGCTCCATTTCGTTTAGGTCATTCATATCGTCATCTAGCGTCAGATCTTCGACGCTCTCCTCCGGGTCTTCAAGATACTCAGATTTTGGCTCGATCAGACTATCATTTGGCTCTGGCTTTTCGAGTGGTAGCTGTACAAAGAGAAAGTATTTGATACACGAGTTTCTTCTTTTTCACTTACGATATCATAGACACGTAGAGACGGATGAACgtaaaataaaagaatataTTGTATCGCGCCGTTTCCACTCTATAAGACCAAATAAAAACGGAACCAAATAGAAGGATAAAGCACGACGTTCGTTACTCTTCCAACGCGCGAAAGAAACAGCACTACGGTGACTGCCTCCATTATACGTTGGTAAGCAACTCTCAAACGTGGTCACGCTGAGAAATCGATATTGAATTTCGCAACACGTACCTGTAGCATTTCGTCCGCCGGTTTCGTCAGCTGCGTCATTAAAGCTGACCTGCCAAGCGAATCTGTGGGATCTGCATGTACTTTTTCGTCAGCCACGGGTGCAATTCCAAGCGCAGGAACACCCATTTGCTGGGGCAAGTCACTGGAATTGGAGGCTTCATGGTTTTCTATTGTATCTTCACCGACGCTTCTTCTTCTAAACCTCTTTCTCTTCCTCGAAGTTGGACTTTGTGAGCCCTCTCTGCAAACGAAACAAGGACCGATCAATTAAATGCATTTCCAAAGCTTCGTTCGACGAATGAATGTGTATTTCCAATGTTCTTACCTCGAGGAGAGACCCTTAGGTAGTTGGGGACTGCCCGACTCTTCAGGCAGGTCCCCTACGGAACCTTGTGCCATAACCTGCCTAGGAACTTTGTTCTTTTCTATTGTAAGACCGGAAGACGCGTGTGGAATGTCTAACGACGGGGCCGTTGCTTGTGGAACGACCTTTTGTTGCCTTGTGTCCGTCTTACTGCTACCACCCGTTTTACTTTCTGAGAGACCCTTTATTTGTAGAGACTCCGCGGCCTTAAGAAGCGCTGCCAATTGGTCTTGGGAGATGTTTACTTCCCCCCTGTACATGTAGTCCATCATCGCTTTCAATTCTTTGAACTTAACATCTTTCAATATGAAGACTGGATGTTTGTCGTAGTGCTCGCTGAGGAGGCCCTACAATTAAAACATAACATACCCTTCAAGTATTTCATTCATCGTTAACTAATTCATTGTAAAACTAACGTAAATCGCGAAAACAATCTCCTCATGTAACGATTAGTGAATTCAAATACTTAAATCTAAACATGAtagtaaacgaaataattaaatattcccgAATAAATATATCAAGGATATTCAGAATCGGTATAAATTGTGTAAATTTTCCATTAGGCTAAGCTCAGCTTTCACTGTGGCATAATATTAGCAAAGGGAATTTAATTTCATGATCCAAGCTCAAATTGCAGAGGCACTGCATGTTCAAACACCCCCACCCATGTCAGggtaaaatcccagggcaagtgCCCTGGAAATCAGCCATCTTGCTTTCTCTGTATTGATCACGAGGAACCAGGAGGGGGTTTGGGCTTTCATTCCCCCTGCCTCTCAGGCATCTGCCCAGGCAACGTTCAACAAGGGCAGCCATCTTGTTTCAATTTCAGGTTCCCCCTTTCCCACAATTTGAATTCCAGTATTTGCTACAGATTCCAACCATGCTTAGTCAATGGAAATGAAACAAACTAATGACAAAAAGTCCAATCCCCGATTGCTCGTATTTTCTACCCTTTTGAAAAACGTTTACTTTTCAATGTATGACAAAATTGTAGTTGTACTTTTACGGTATATTCAACTTTAAAGCACGAAGTAACATTTAATGTAAATTTAACGTTTCCTTGATTTTCAATTCAACCGAACTCTACACCCTACTCATTAAACGAACATTACGTATGCTACTAAATCAAtagaagaaaaatatatttatgacaGAAACATGAACAGAATAATAAACTTACCTCAAAATAGGGACTGCACGCGGAAAGAACTACCTTATGGGCCTTTAAGTATTTCCCCTCCGCCGCCAGGGTGCAGTCAACCAGCGTCCCGCTTTCGAGAAGCGTGTCGAAGTTCTGAATTAATGTGCTTTGGTGGTTATTCCACCTAAGACAGAACTGCTGGTCGTCTTCCATGTTTCTGATTCAGTTCCCTCGTTTCTGTACAAGCAGAAGAAGACCCGTGGCGATGAGCAGACGGAACGACCCGATGTTCAATATCGACCGTGCCTAATGCTATCTAGCTTTTCTACGCCCGATTAACGCGAACATTGAGCCGGATAATTCCAAAATATACGGCAGAAATGATAAATTTTAACTATGTTCGCGATCGATACGCAACCGCGGCAAAAAGCTCCGCAAGGAAGCACCAAAGCTTCCAAAATGGCCGTACGATGCAAGCGCGTCGGTCGAATCGGTCTTCTGGCCTTTTCCTTTGTGCGTGTCCTCATAACGGTAATGGACGATTTGGTGGGGATGATGCAGGAGGACGCGCAAGCATCACGCATGCGCAGCTGCGCCCGTGCTGCGCGTTTGACTTGCGCACTGGCTCGAGGCCCCTGGAATTCAGGGGCGTCTGCTGGATTCACCGGTACCCTAACGATTATACCGAAATGCGGAAAAGTAAAACGCGATAAATCGAATATACGCACGAACTACACGATGGAACCCCTTTCAATTCGTTTGACAATGATGACAAATCAAATATTTCAGAAATATTACTATAATAAATTCTACAAATACAAGCATGACAATCTCCTATCATTCCAATTCTAAATACCCAAACCACTGATTCCCAAATATTCTTCGATCTATACATGATAACAAATTTTTGAACATTTATGTCTCGACAATAATTGTCCTTCGTTACATTACGGAAggtaaatataatatttgaaaCCATAAACGAAATTTGTCGCGGCCATTAGAAAACTACAAATTTGGAAGACCAGGGCGAAATGTAACAGTTTACGTCACCGCGGTTTACATCATTGACGCGCAATAAAACGGAAAATCGATTACTCGGTTCACATGCGCAACGCGTAAGTTTTAACCACGGGTGGGGAGGGGGGACaataatgcgaatgtacgcgtgAAAAGATTAATACGAAATAAAGCGAAGAGCATTCACTGCTTACGCGCGATTGCGTAATCTATTTATATTGTTATCTTGTATCGAATGTTACGTCAGATGGCGCCGAGCAACGTGTGTGAAACAAAACAAGTTAGCGACAGATAATTTTTTCAATCGCATCTACCGACCGGCGAAAAAGAACGATGCACTTTCCTTACACCGCCCCCGGAAACCACGAGAGGAGAGGAGACGTGGATCGCAATATGGCCGTCCGCGAGGTCGCGCCCGGACAAAATGGCGATAGAAGAAAAGCTCGCAAGGAAAAATATACAACCTAAAAGTTGACACCGATATTGAAATTTCCCGTTGAAAGTACCGTCTGGACAAACACAGGAAAATCGCAAACGCTTACTTCATCAGGGAATTTCGATCGAACGAAAACAAAACCGAACTGGTGTTTTCTCAAAAGTATATAGAGGATCCGCCCGCGCCATGTCACCCCACCTTAAAATTTTCCGGAATTTTCTTGCGAGCTCTGACGAAATAGCGAATTTTATGAATAACTATCTACGTGTTGTATCACTCACCTAATAAGGGGTATAAAACAATCTAATATCACAGCAACGGGATCGATGAAAAGTGAAAAACTGCGTAAGCGTCCAAGCTCGGCGTGCGCCTCGAGCGCTGCCCTTTTCAACAATGGCGTAGCACAACGCCTGCTTGCTTGCCTGTACATCGACCGTCAGAGAGCGCAGGCTTCCCCGGAAGAGGGCACGAGAGAAGAAAAAAACGAAGTAAACTATCGAGCATGCGCTCTACTCCCGAAAGCTATGATGGTCTCGCCGTGATTGGAAATTGCAACTAGAGGACGCTACAGATAAAACACTTTTCTATTTTGATTCAATAGTATACGTTAGCATGAAACTTTTAGTAAAAGAATCCAGCGATACATGAAAACAAGTACACGCCTCTCTCACTTTCTTACTAACAAAAATGCTGTATCTTCTAACGAACAGTAAGTAACAAACATGCTAACCAatcataacgaagaaaaataattgCGAACAAAACACATGTAGGTGACTTTCGTAGTGATTACATTTTACGAAATATAATCAACGTATCTGGTATCGTACAATGTATTTCGATAACAGGGCAAGTAGGTAATCGATCGTATCGAAGAAACTAGCAGATTTATCAAACTAAATACGCGGCATCGATCTTATTGTCACCCATAATTACGTAGCATTACAAGTAAACTATCTTGAATATAAATGAACGTTGTGAGAATGCATGTGTGTGCACATATATGTACACATGTGCGTATAAATAAGCAATTAAAATGAATTTActcacaataaaaaaaaaagtacaaagTGTCTTCAACGTCGTTAACCGGCCCTGGACCGCAACCTGGCACGCGTACGTAATGGCCGACTCTGTAGACTTGGCTAAGGCAAAATGGCGAaaactctcgaaaacgagctcggaaAATGCAAATTACTTTATTCGAAAAAGAGTTCTATTCGTCTGAATTTCGCAACAGACACTTGTTCCACGAAATTTTGAACACTTTCAATTACGTTTTTTTCACGAGAACACGCTTCAACGCGACAAAACCGCATCTTTGTTGGCATAGCATGGCGACCTGATTTTCCATAGACTTTTCCATGGACACTATTCGAAATAAAAGCTAACGACTAAAACGCAAGCCAATGTACTTATACGGATGTTACTCACCTATATTGGCACAGTCTAAATATCACAGGAGGAAAACTTGGAAAACTACACGTCCCGTCCTCAGCGTGCACTAACCGAGCGTCGTGGGTTCTTTTTACACAATGGCCGTGGTGCTACGCGTTAACGATCGACCCGCTCTGCAAGGGGATAACCGGGATGCACAGAAACAGTGTGCCCCTTGCACGGCGACGCGGCGCAGAAAAGTAAAACCAACGTTCTGCGCATCAAGATACGAATAGTGGGGCAAAGAGAACGGCCGTCTAAGCAGGGCCGTCGAAAGAATTTTAGAACCTAGTGACTATTTTTACGCGGCACGACACCGGACATATAAAAGGTAGGAACGCATCAATGAAAGTACAAAGTAATATTCGATCTCATTCGCTTTATTATCAATCCGTATAATGACAATTTGTATTCAGATCGCATTCGCAAATCAGATACAAATATATCGTGCTGTGCTGCATACACATTACAATGTACCGCTCGTAATTCAAAGTTATATCGATACAAGATGCTTTGCAACGTAAGAACACCTGATAATCATCGTTACTTGTCGCAATCTTCATTGCATTGGTTAAATTCTATTCAGCAACGAGAGGTTAGCAAGTTGCGGAACGATAAAGTTGATACAATCCTGATTTTTGCCGGTCTAACATCATGGCAATTCGTGAAGGTAGGGGTTCGCATGGACGTGGTGGGGATGAAGGCAGATTTCCGTTGAGGGGCGCGTTTATCGTGTAGCGCAGCCGAAGCGACAGGCGGGAGAGGCGAAAGGCGGCGCGGGAGAAGTGGAAAGCCGGGAAGAGAGAGCCGACGAAGGGAAGAATCGGGGTCCACAACAAAATCGCTTAATCGCTTTGCGCCACCGTCCGCAACGGAACACGGGCCGTCCGCCGCCATCACGGTGCCCCCTAGTGTGCATTTATgtctttctctttctccttCTCCTTCCCCTTGTCCGTCTCTCTCCTTGATTCGCTACGCCACTTCGTGCCGCGACGTTTTCACGGGCAAACCGAGAGAGTGACAGCTGCCAGTCGTCAGCGCGGTACGTGCTTTACGCGACGACTGACAATCGTCCGTGTGTTATCGCGTGAATACGCGTTTCGTGAGAATCGTTCGTAAAATATCATCTCGTGCGTGGTCGTGTACATCGAGTGTCATAACTACAAGCAAAAGTGAGTGTCTACCGCGGACCTTGGCACAAAGTTGCCAAAAATCGGCCGAACTTTTGCTCCGGCGGTGATTTTATTCGTGCGTCAGGTTGTCATGGTAAGGTAAGTGCAAAGACAGAATTTCTCAAATATAATACACGACGCGTACGGTACGTATCGCGATCCTCGAGTGCCCTTTTGTTCGATGGTAAATACAAAAGTAAACGTTTCTATAGTTTCCGCGATTCGTCATTGTCTTCTTGATGCGTCTCGCGTTGACTCGGCTCGATATAACATCCGTTTAGAGAAACGTTACGATTTTCATGCGTCGATAATACCGATACTCGATTCAATGAAATCTTTTCCGTGTTTATTAATTCCGCATCCGATTTACGCGTGCTCGCGCGTATTGTTTTGACTTTCGACTGTTCCCCCGTGTATCCCGCCCAGCTGGTCAGTCTGTCGGCGTGTGCGTACTCGCATAGGTGTGCGTGACAATGATCTACGACGTTTAACGACCTGTCGTACGGAGCGACGAATTAAACGACGTCCCTCCACGCGCGCCTCGTGGCTTCTCCATGAGGATTTGGAACACTTGCCGCGTGCACGTTCGAAACGCTGTCGTCGATTACGGTAGGTCACGTGCACGATAACTGTCCAATAATCAACGATTACGTATGCGCAGGAAACACTTATTTAATGTTTGCGCGTATTACACAGCTAAACACAAGGAAAACATAACCGTCGCTTTGTTTTCGCGTATATTTGCTCGTTGAACGTATCAGGAGAATATTTCCTCTAAATACAAATGTTACACTTCGTGTTTCACGATTAATATAATTTGATAAAGTTCTCAAAATTGTTATTATCGTTAcgcgtttgttttttttttagtttttgtTTTTAATCTACACGATGTCGTACATAGATTGATCGTTGTTCAGCTGTCAACGTCCACGCGCGTCCTCCTCGCTATGTTTAGAATAATAGAAAGTGATACGCCAAGCGTTTACAGACGCAGTATTTTATAACGATACATAACAAAGTACATTACGTAGATGTTTAAGGTAAAGACGCTCTAGTGCGATCGATTGTTCGAAGGATTTTTCTTTAACATTCCTGGTAGGGGTAGGGGGTAGGGGGTAGGGGGTGGTAAAAGTGGACGAGCCGTTTACCTAAGATAAACAGAAACGCGTATGCGTGCGCGTTGTTTATTAAATTATCAGCAAAGTGCTTATAAGAATTAATCGAGGACAAACATACGTAACTAGTACGTACACTTTGTGCACCTGAGATTTTCTCTGCGATCGTACAGCAACCAACGGTTTACCTATACATTGTGCTCGCGGTGCCGATGATAAAGAGAAATGCTGCCTAGAAAGCAGGTCTTGACTGAATCTAGGCCACCCTGATGGCGCGTGCACATTCTCCACAATTTTACTGTTCCTTCTCTCGGCCTTGCCGCGTTCGTAACCATCGAGAGAACTGCACCTTTTCTCTTCTCTTCTAGTCCTCCCTCTCTTTGCCGCCTCTCTATCCCTTCCATTGCATCTCCGTTTCTCTCTCCCTTCCTATTTTTTCTTAGAATGATTCAAGGATCgagttccggaggaggaccggcTACAACCAAGATAAAAACGAACGTTTGAATCATTCTTCGCTATCGATAATATCGTCAGGCATATTTAAAAAGTCGCGGGTATTTCTTAACGATTTATCGTTGACAAGATCAATTACCATCGATCGCGACACGGTGAAACGCCTAAAAAGTCTGGGCAAAACGCGTCGAGAGAGATTAGGAATCGTAGGAAGAGATCGAAAGAATCGGTTTTACGTTATCGGTGACGGTATAGCCTGCTAACGGGAAGAGATTAATCGAAAATTGGAGGATTATAATCGCGTAGCGTCTTTAAAAGAAAACCTCGAAGAGATCGACGATTTTCTCGAGAGGCCGCGAGCGGAATCGCGTGTATATGACTGACAGTGGGGCGATCGAGAGCGACCTAGAAAGGTTTCAAAAGACATTTTCCCGTTCACCCACGTATAAAGCTGCCCTCTCGCCGCAAAAGCATAGAGCCACATAACGTGAAACCTCGTATAATAATTGTGGTGGCAGAAGGGAGGAAGGAGGGAGAAGAATGAAAAAAGTGCTCGTACAAGTGCTAAGAACAGAGACGGAAGAAATGACAGGTAATGGACGCAAAGGAAGACAGAAAAGAAAGAGAACGCGGATAAATGTATATTTCTAGATAGGCTATACATACTGTGCACGTATACGTGGAtaagcgcgcgcgcgcgcgtgtgtgtgcgtgtggtACGACGACCGCGCGCGCATAGGAACAACGGAAAGTACGGAGCATAATACGGAGAAAACGCTGGTAAAAGGAAAGAGGCCTCTCTGGCTGCCTTTCCAATCGAATCGAACGCCCCTCTCGCCTTTGTCATTTTCTCTTTGTCCCCGTTTTCAGCTCGCCGTTCTCTCGGACAGTTCTCTTCCATTTTTCTCTATTTTCTATCTGTCTTCTCCGACGCGACTCGGTCTGACTCAGCAACGGAAGAAGAGTGGAAGGAGACGAGGCAAGAAATTTCTCTTGCTTCGCTCGAACTCCTCTTCTTCCTCCCTTCACCCTTTGACTTCCCTCGTAGCATCCTGTCTACCACCCTAACCTCGGTTCTTTCTTGCGTTTCGATCTGCCTCTACCCACCGTTTCCTTCTCCTTCCTGCCTCCTTGCCTCCCCTTCCTTGGCTCTCTCCTTCCTCGCGTCCACCTCCACCTCCAcctccacatccacctccacccCCGCCGTCACCACGTTCACCTCCATAGCCACCTCCACCGTGGTCTTCCTTCTTCTCCACCAACTCCTCCGCTcgctcgttcgttcgttcgtcgtcgtcgtcgtcgtcgtcgtcgtcggcgtCGTCTCCTGCTTCGCCTTCGTCCCCTCTTACTCCCTCGAGCCGCTCTTTTCCGCTGGCAACCCTCTTGCCTTTCTCTCCCTACTCTCTTCCTCGTTCCTCGTCCCGCTCCGCACATCCTGTTTCTTTAATACGACCGAGACGGGAGGGGAAAAAGGAAAGACAGACAAAGACAGATGGTGTAGGGGATACAGAAGAACAAGACGCGAGAGGGAACTTTGTTGCTCGATTTTTCTCGCGCTTTTTTGTTCGATGTTACTTACGTAAAAAGCTTCTATATTTAAATCAATTATAATTCGCGCGGTTCGTGCacgttttcttttttctctcgCGCGCGATCGATCGAgagggtaatttttaaaaaaaactgAACCGAAGTGAACGTGGAATGAACGAACGCTGGATGTTCCGAGACTGGTAAAAGGAGAAAGGTAGTTTCCATCGACGATCGACGGAAAAGAATTACACGGTTTCGCGGTATATACACGAACGTTCATTTCTTATTATTAGACGAGTCTGTAATTGATATTTCGACGGTTGCTGGCTAAATATTTATCTTTATCGAACGTACGAACGTGGTCTCGcgtttgtaaaaataaaatgttcGTTCGTCCCGCTCCTTTCCGTTGCTGTCTCAAAAAAAGCAGTTTCGCCTCCTCTTCTTTCTCTCGCCAACCTTTTCCCTGCTGTTCCTTCTTTTTCTCCCCTCAGATATTCTCGCTCGCGTTCCCCTTATCTCCGGAGTTTCTCATTGTCTGAAAGGGCCATCTGTCCCCCGGCTTTTTCATCCTTCGCTTTCATCCCTCCGTTGTACACGAGCACACAAAGAGACTCTCTTATCCGCCGTTCGCCACCCTCTCTTCACCCTTTCTCCGGTTCTACCTTCTTCTCCGTAGCTTCCGTTCGGTCGACTACTCCTGCGCATCCTCGTTGCTCCTTTCTCCTTCCTTGGAGACTTTGCCCAGGCTCCTTTGCCGACCAGACGGAACCACTATCGTGGCAACTATAGAGAGAGTACGCTGGAATAATACTCCGAATTCGAGATTCCAGCGATAACGTCCCGTTATCGTACAGTTATACGCTCTGTATGCTCGTGAAAAATCACATATCCGCGCGTAGTCGAGAgaaacaatcattttttacgacGCGAACGACAATTTTTCCCATAATCATCTATCCAAATGAGAATAAAAAAAACTTATGCAccctcgaaactacatagagagAAAAAAGATCCCTCTAGGCGAGCCACGTGCGACCTTGGGCAAGTCCACGTCACCCTCTTACGTTGCACCCTCCGAAGGGACGGAACCCTGATCACGTGGATCTCGGGGGTGGTTTTCAACCCTCGTTTATCCTTGCTCCATAAGAATGGAATAGAGAGGAGTATAGCGCGGCGGACGATGGACGATGAATAGTGAGACAAGCTACGATCGAATGTTGTTAAACTCT
It encodes the following:
- the LOC143341872 gene encoding uncharacterized protein LOC143341872 isoform X16, giving the protein MEDDQQFCLRWNNHQSTLIQNFDTLLESGTLVDCTLAAEGKYLKAHKVVLSACSPYFEGLLSEHYDKHPVFILKDVKFKELKAMMDYMYRGEVNISQDQLAALLKAAESLQIKGLSESKTGGSSKTDTRQQKVVPQATAPSLDIPHASSGLTIEKNKVPRQVMAQGSVGDLPEESGSPQLPKGLSSREGSQSPTSRKRKRFRRRSVGEDTIENHEASNSSDLPQQMGVPALGIAPVADEKVHADPTDSLGRSALMTQLTKPADEMLQLPLEKPEPNDSLIEPKSEYLEDPEESVEDLTLDDDMNDLNEMEQDNNRAGPSHDPSQHPAGIGAWHVTGDRSNAGGVVGSVAGAPGTTDEVFLAAQEAAQAHRDSQVIFNLTTLPYATTMAPERRWRRCNTGGLFPAVNTASRGNFDCPKCQKTYKWYRGLHRHLKYECGKAPRFKCPHCMYTGKHRSHVYSHIKSNHSNRPVYALDTQQG
- the LOC143341872 gene encoding uncharacterized protein LOC143341872 isoform X38 encodes the protein MEDDQQFCLRWNNHQSTLIQNFDTLLESGTLVDCTLAAEGKYLKAHKVVLSACSPYFEGLLSEHYDKHPVFILKDVKFKELKAMMDYMYRGEVNISQDQLAALLKAAESLQIKGLSESKTGGSSKTDTRQQKVVPQATAPSLDIPHASSGLTIEKNKVPRQVMAQGSVGDLPEESGSPQLPKGLSSREGSQSPTSRKRKRFRRRSVGEDTIENHEASNSSDLPQQMGVPALGIAPVADEKVHADPTDSLGRSALMTQLTKPADEMLQLPLEKPEPNDSLIEPKSEYLEDPEESVEDLTLDDDMNDLNEMEQDNNRAGPSHDPSQHPAGIGAWHVTGDRSNAGGVVGSVAGAPGTTDEVFLAAQEAAQAHRDSQGYCQTIPRQRRKVYSVNKSHYCPRCNRGFTLKKNMTRHLRHECGMAPKYQCPYCEKLSKFTQNIYAHIRKYHPDQASYVKRLY
- the LOC143341872 gene encoding uncharacterized protein LOC143341872 isoform X6, with product MEDDQQFCLRWNNHQSTLIQNFDTLLESGTLVDCTLAAEGKYLKAHKVVLSACSPYFEGLLSEHYDKHPVFILKDVKFKELKAMMDYMYRGEVNISQDQLAALLKAAESLQIKGLSESKTGGSSKTDTRQQKVVPQATAPSLDIPHASSGLTIEKNKVPRQVMAQGSVGDLPEESGSPQLPKGLSSREGSQSPTSRKRKRFRRRSVGEDTIENHEASNSSDLPQQMGVPALGIAPVADEKVHADPTDSLGRSALMTQLTKPADEMLQLPLEKPEPNDSLIEPKSEYLEDPEESVEDLTLDDDMNDLNEMEQDNNRAGPSHDPSQHPAGIGAWHVTGDRSNAGGVVGSVAGAPGTTDEVFLAAQEAAQAHRDSQEWNDSSCAKTSSTKCQQCGKTFTKHKDLIFHTRHACCYQKRRTRTAKRADGFNCPGSLDCNQCGKTFKRLKDLNYHVRYLCGIRGIQCPYCSKCYTYTSNVKYHISRYHQGKEVYYNKLY
- the LOC143341872 gene encoding uncharacterized protein LOC143341872 isoform X24, with the translated sequence MEDDQQFCLRWNNHQSTLIQNFDTLLESGTLVDCTLAAEGKYLKAHKVVLSACSPYFEGLLSEHYDKHPVFILKDVKFKELKAMMDYMYRGEVNISQDQLAALLKAAESLQIKGLSESKTGGSSKTDTRQQKVVPQATAPSLDIPHASSGLTIEKNKVPRQVMAQGSVGDLPEESGSPQLPKGLSSREGSQSPTSRKRKRFRRRSVGEDTIENHEASNSSDLPQQMGVPALGIAPVADEKVHADPTDSLGRSALMTQLTKPADEMLQLPLEKPEPNDSLIEPKSEYLEDPEESVEDLTLDDDMNDLNEMEQDNNRAGPSHDPSQHPAGIGAWHVTGDRSNAGGVVGSVAGAPGTTDEVFLAAQEAAQAHRDSQGKLLKQMYGYGMNRARRTMDRHRQDIVKHICPKCGGSFNWRYNLLHHLKYACGQLPRFNCPYCPYRTKHTSNVKAHVRRKHPNRDVYVIDIMSGQQ
- the LOC143341872 gene encoding uncharacterized protein LOC143341872 isoform X34, coding for MEDDQQFCLRWNNHQSTLIQNFDTLLESGTLVDCTLAAEGKYLKAHKVVLSACSPYFEGLLSEHYDKHPVFILKDVKFKELKAMMDYMYRGEVNISQDQLAALLKAAESLQIKGLSESKTGGSSKTDTRQQKVVPQATAPSLDIPHASSGLTIEKNKVPRQVMAQGSVGDLPEESGSPQLPKGLSSREGSQSPTSRKRKRFRRRSVGEDTIENHEASNSSDLPQQMGVPALGIAPVADEKVHADPTDSLGRSALMTQLTKPADEMLQLPLEKPEPNDSLIEPKSEYLEDPEESVEDLTLDDDMNDLNEMEQDNNRAGPSHDPSQHPAGIGAWHVTGDRSNAGGVVGSVAGAPGTTDEVFLAAQEAAQAHRDSQVCRGFVVWRNKSKRFCCPNCPSGFTRETNLRRHVRYGCGQGPRFKCPYCDMHSKEISNVYRHIRTKHRGMRVFLTDVATNRQYYARKN
- the LOC143341872 gene encoding uncharacterized protein LOC143341872 isoform X33, with product MEDDQQFCLRWNNHQSTLIQNFDTLLESGTLVDCTLAAEGKYLKAHKVVLSACSPYFEGLLSEHYDKHPVFILKDVKFKELKAMMDYMYRGEVNISQDQLAALLKAAESLQIKGLSESKTGGSSKTDTRQQKVVPQATAPSLDIPHASSGLTIEKNKVPRQVMAQGSVGDLPEESGSPQLPKGLSSREGSQSPTSRKRKRFRRRSVGEDTIENHEASNSSDLPQQMGVPALGIAPVADEKVHADPTDSLGRSALMTQLTKPADEMLQLPLEKPEPNDSLIEPKSEYLEDPEESVEDLTLDDDMNDLNEMEQDNNRAGPSHDPSQHPAGIGAWHVTGDRSNAGGVVGSVAGAPGTTDEVFLAAQEAAQAHRDSQAFLEMLPLPWLEDKYPERSPRKSKTRFPCPRCRKSYTTKSAVTAHFKYDCGKPPRFECPYCGKLSKKKFNIQDHIRHKHPSKPVVCNTLF
- the LOC143341872 gene encoding uncharacterized protein LOC143341872 isoform X4; the protein is MEDDQQFCLRWNNHQSTLIQNFDTLLESGTLVDCTLAAEGKYLKAHKVVLSACSPYFEGLLSEHYDKHPVFILKDVKFKELKAMMDYMYRGEVNISQDQLAALLKAAESLQIKGLSESKTGGSSKTDTRQQKVVPQATAPSLDIPHASSGLTIEKNKVPRQVMAQGSVGDLPEESGSPQLPKGLSSREGSQSPTSRKRKRFRRRSVGEDTIENHEASNSSDLPQQMGVPALGIAPVADEKVHADPTDSLGRSALMTQLTKPADEMLQLPLEKPEPNDSLIEPKSEYLEDPEESVEDLTLDDDMNDLNEMEQDNNRAGPSHDPSQHPAGIGAWHVTGDRSNAGGVVGSVAGAPGTTDEVFLAAQEAAQAHRDSQGTIYFAASTGYRYPVCQGQSQEPPPCHRQTKHGTNDSNRMEKRHLPETIPPTERNSKPVKQCVLCSRKRYQNGEKIRKETRYYCPDCDVGLCVAPCFRLYHTTTSDRFQSLDILSTCYPRSG